One genomic region from Mangifera indica cultivar Alphonso chromosome 17, CATAS_Mindica_2.1, whole genome shotgun sequence encodes:
- the LOC123200235 gene encoding LOW QUALITY PROTEIN: disease resistance protein RPM1-like (The sequence of the model RefSeq protein was modified relative to this genomic sequence to represent the inferred CDS: substituted 1 base at 1 genomic stop codon) has protein sequence MLCFMAGGFKKLKQLGLYKFEGLRFVEIQKGAMSCIEKLRILGCKSLQKVPLGIEHLNRLKMLEFFDLPHKLLKTIRRDEGGEDYWRGAHIPKVNSTYWRDGGWEVQILLPPLLMAGTAVKFVLDKLTPFFSNEVQMMNSVREEVVYVRTELERMKVFLRSADCLEETDEEVKFLVKKIRDVAHDIEDVLDEFTLHLTHNHGDGFYGFLHKLSCCVKDMKARYRIAYEIQGINSRIKSIYEGHLRLRKKFRAAEEAGSSLANSWNDRHGDALLLDETDLVGIDGPKEKVAELLVGGGLGRQVVSLAGMGGMGKTTLAXQVYDDRQLKKHFTIRAWITVSRSFKMEELLKDMLQQLFQAIRKSVPKAVETMSSDGLKKIMKDFLQERRYLIVLDDVWHINDWDAVKYALPTNNCGSRVMLTTCKVDLAFTSRLESEGWVYNLQPLPSEESWILFCTKTFHGKACPPHLEGICRCIFKKCEGLPLAIVAIGGVLAAKDRQRIDEWEIVHRSLGAEIEGNDKLQNLKKVFSLSLNDLPCHLKACFLYLSIFPENHLIEPMRLVRLWTVLESKSESLDRNQNYWKAIRIIEKQIRIIG, from the exons ATGCTCTGCTTCATGGCTGGTGGGTTCAAGAAGCTGAAGCAACTAGGTTTGTACAAGTTTGAAGGGCTGAGATTTGTGGAAATACAAAAGGGAGCAATGTCGTGCATTGAAAAGCTTAGAATTCTGGGGTGTAAGTCGTTGCAGAAGGTGCCGCTGGGAATTGAGCATCTGAACCGGTTGAAAATGCTAGAGTTTTTTGACTTGCCACATAAATTGCTGAAGACGATTCGCCGAGATGAAGGAGGTGAAGATTACTGGAGAGGTGCACACATTCCTAAAGTGAATTCAACCTACTGGAGAGACGGGGGATGGGAAGTTCAG ATACTTTTACCGCCACTTCTCATGGCAGGAACCGCCGTGAAGTTTGTACTCGATAAGCTCACACCATTCTTCTCAAACGAAGTGCAAATGATGAACAGTGTTCGTGAAGAAGTTGTTTACGTGAGAACAGAACTGGAGCGCATGAAGGTGTTCTTGAGAAGCGCCGATTGTTTAGAAGAAACCGACGAAGAAGTCAAATTTTTGGTGAAGAAAATCAGAGATGTAGCTCACGATATCGAAGATGTTTTAGACGAGTTCACTCTCCATCTTACTCACAACCACGGCGATGGTTTCTACGGCTTTCTTCACAAGCTTTCGTGTTGTGTCAAGGACATGAAGGCTCGTTATCGAATAGCGTATGAAATCCAAGGCATCAACTCAAGAATCAAGAGTATTTACGAGGGACACCTCAGACTCCGTAAAAAATTCCGAGCAGCTGAAGAGGCTGGTTCGAGTTTGGCGAATTCATGGAATGACCGTCATGGGGACGCTCTTCTTTTGGACGAGACTGACTTGGTTGGCATTGATGGGCCTAAAGAGAAGGTGGCTGAGTTGCTAGTGGGCGGTGGCTTAGGCCGTCAAGTGGTTTCTCTGGCGGGGATGGGAGGAATGGGAAAGACAACTTTGGCGTAACAAGTCTACGATGATAGACAACTTAAGAAACACTTCACTATCCGTGCTTGGATCACTGTTTCAAGAAGCTTCAAGATGGAGGAGCTTCTTAAAGATATGCTTCAGCAGCTTTTTCAAGCAATTAGGAAGTCGGTTCCGAAGGCTGTGGAGACGATGAGTAGTGATGGgttgaagaaaataatgaagGATTTTCTTCAGGAAAGGAGGTACTTGATTGTTCTTGATGATGTGTGGCATATAAATGATTGGGATGCGGTGAAATATGCTTTGCCCACCAACAATTGTGGCAGCCGAGTGATGCTCACTACTTGTAAAGTTGATTTAGCCTTCACTTCTCGGTTGGAATCCGAAGGTTGGGTCTATAATTTGCAGCCATTGCCTTCTGAAGAGTCCTGGATTCTTTTTTGCACCAAAACATTTCATGGAAAAGCTTGTCCTCCACACCTGGAGGGAATTTGTAGGTGTATTTTCAAGAAATGTGAAGGACTTCCTCTTGCAATAGTGGCAATTGGTGGAGTTTTGGCTGCGAAGGATAGGCAGAGGATTGATGAATGGGAAATAGTTCATCGGAGTCTTGGTGCTGAGATTGAAGGCAATGACAAACTCCAGAATTTGAAGAAAGTGTTTTCACTCAGCCTCAATGACTTGCCATGCCATTTGAAAGCATGTTTTCTTTACTTGAGCATCTTTCCGGAGAATCATTTAATCGAACCAATGAGACTGGTTCGGTTGTGGACGGTATTGGAAAGCAAATCAGAATCATTGGATCGGAATCAGAATTATTGGAAAGCAATCAGAATTATTGAAAAGCAAATCAGAATCATTGGATAG
- the LOC123200236 gene encoding disease resistance protein RPM1-like, protein MVDDTPLGSSEYAIIPTTDMFPNSSFTELASTVESNLPSTIPASEPTTIVPTTAPPIRRSTRTIKPPIWSIDYVSMASSESIKPHFISQFVSYDKLSSAHKVYISYISKHRKPKTYFEAIQSSHWRQAMVDELQALSLNQTWELVPRPPHKQPIGCKWMDVHNALIHGDLDKEIYMEVPPGIRRQGETLTAEGFVEAKEGKTMEEVAQEYLSELLNRSLMQVAGTTSDGRVKACRIHDFLREIIKTKSREHNIAAIAKEHMNQNTLWPDKVQRLSVHNTLQNVQQNRFVNASQLRSLFMFGIDEKPRLHALFPSGFKLLGVLDMRGTPVTKFPIEVMNLYYLKYMSLRDTKLKTIPRYIGKLQNLETLDLKHAYVTELPSDILNLKKLRHLMVYRYEYETFATFKYGFKSLEKIGVLQSLQKLSFIEANHVGTLQELGKLTQLKRLGIIKLRKQDGKMLCSSIEHLTNLRTLSITSTEESEIIDLQHLHHPPQLLQRIYLTGRLESLPHWITYVHSLVKLKLRWARLKEDPLVFLQDLPNLVHLELVQVYDGDMLCFMAGGFKKLKLLGLYKFEGLRFVEIQKGAMSCIENLRIQRCKSLQKVPLGIEHLSQLKMLEFFDLPHKLLKTIRRDEGGEDYWRVAHIPKVNSTTEETGMGSLGKISFR, encoded by the exons ATGGTAGATGACACTCCTCTTGGTTCCTCAGAATATGCCATTATCCCAACTACAGATATGTTCCCTAACTCTTCCTTCACTGAACTTGCCTCTACAGTGGAATCTAATCTGCCTTCAACAATTCCTGCTTCTGAGCCCACAACAATTGTTCCAACTACAGCACCTCCAATTAGGCGATCCACTAGAACAATCAAACCACCAATTTGGAGTATAGATTATGTCAGCATGGCTTCCTCCGAGTCTATAAAACCACACTTTATTTCTCAATTTGTTAGTTATGACAAACTCTCTTCTGCACACAAAGTTTATATTAGCTATATTTCTAAGCACCGTAAGCCTAAGACATACTTTGAGGCCATTCAGTCTTCTCATTGGCGACAAGCTATGGTCGATGAGCTCCAAGCCTTGTCCCTTAATCAAACTTGGGAACTTGTTCCACGACCACCACACAAACAACCCATAGGATGCAAATGG ATGGACGTCCATAATGCACTCATTCATGGTGATTTAGATAAAGAAATTTACATGGAAGTTCCACCTGGCATTCGCAGACAGGGGGAGACATTG ACGGCAGAAGGATTTGTTGAAGCGAAGGAAGGAAAGACAATGGAAGAAGTTGCGCAGGAGTACCTTAGCGAGCTCTTGAACAGAAGCCTGATGCAAGTGGCTGGAACAACAAGCGATGGAAGAGTCAAGGCCTGTAGAATCCACGACTTTCTGAGGGAAATCATTAAAACAAAGTCCAGAGAGCACAACATTGCAGCCATAGCTAAAGAACACATGAATCAGAACACACTATGGCCAGATAAGGTTCAACGATTATCAGTTCACAATACACTACAAAATGTTCAGCAAAACAGGTTTGTCAACGCTTCTCAATTGCGTTCTCTGTTCATGTTTGGGATAGATGAAAAACCACGTTTGCACGCACTTTTTCCAAGTGGGTTCAAGCTTCTAGGCGTCCTGGACATGCGAGGCACACCAGTCACAAAATTTCCCATTGAAGTTATGAACCTGTATTATTTGAAGTACATGAGCTTGAGGGACACCAAGTTGAAAACGATTCCAAGATACATAGGGAAGCTTCAGAACCTGGAGACCTTAGATCTTAAACATGCCTATGTCACTGAATTGCCATCAGATATACTGAACCTCAAAAAGCTTCGTCATCTCATGGTTTACCGATATGAATATGAGACTTTTGCTACTTTTAAATATGGCTTCAAAAGTCTAGAGAAGATTGGTGTTCTTCAGTCTTTACAGAAACTCAGTTTTATCGAGGCAAACCATGTTGGGACGCTACAAGAGCTTGGCAAATTAACTCAACTTAAAAGACTCGGAATTATAAAGTTGAGAAAACAAGATGGGAAAATGTTGTGTTCGTCTATTGAACATCTGACAAACCTTCGCACATTATCGATAACTTCAACAGAAGAGAGCGAGATTATTGATCTTCAGCACCTTCACCATCCACCTCAGCTCCTTCAAAGAATCTACTTAACAGGACGGTTGGAGAGTTTACCTCATTGGATAACTTATGTTCACAGCTTGGTGAAACTTAAGCTAAGATGGGCTAGATTGAAGGAAGATCCGCTGGTGTTTCTGCAAGATCTTCCTAATCTTGTTCATCTCGAACTGGTTCAAGTATACGATGGAGACATGCTCTGCTTCATGGCTGGTGGGTTCAAGAAGCTGAAGCTACTAGGTTTGTACAAGTTTGAAGGGCTTAGATTTGTGGAAATACAAAAGGGAGCAATGTCGTGCATTGAAAATCTTAGAATTCAGCGGTGTAAGTCGTTGCAGAAGGTGCCGCTGGGAATTGAGCATCTGAGCCAGTTGAAAATGCTAGAGTTTTTTGACTTGCCACATAAATTGCTGAAGACGATTCGCCGAGATGAAGGAGGTGAAGATTACTGGAGAGTTGCACACATTCCTAAAGTGAATTCAACCACTGAAGAGACGGGGATGGGAAGTTTAGGTAAGATTTCATTTAGATGA